In Plasmodium gaboni strain SY75 chromosome 8, whole genome shotgun sequence, the sequence ttaatatatgtattaagTATAATTGACATACGTCtattttcttataaaaaatattattcatttggtaagtataattttcaatggtttttttattcttcaaaaaataaaaaaaaaagaaaacatatatatattcatttttttagCTAGTTTATTGAATGACCCATTATAcgtataaataaatatatatatatatatatatatatatataataaatatgataatataatttccttaaaaaaaattttgtgcctttattagtttttttggaaaatttaaaattaacGTTCAcaaaagtatatatatatgtacttTGAAAAAATTTGTATGTGATGTGTCATAATAAATGATCATGTGCGAATTTTATTgtatacaaaaatattactgaaaaataaaatgttttcaaaaaaaaaaagcacTATATTAATAGctgaaaaatatatagaaaatataatatatatttatatacaaacTTATAATACACATGTATAAGAGtgaaaattaaatatatatatatatatatttatttatttatttatttattcttttatgATATGAATACGTAATTTCCTATGCTGTCGACAGGGAATAAATGGTGGAAATCCTTTAATTCTACATTATTTGGCATGTGAAAAAATGTTAAGGCACACAAATTAATTTCGTGATTTTTTTCCAATAAAACTAAGTGGGAAgcatttttaaaaatgattaAGTGacaattaataaaatatgtagATGCATTTTTAAATACTTGTGGTTTACAAAAATGATCATTTTCTCCACATAGGAATAAAACTTGAATTTTATGAAGTCCTACATCTTTGAAAATTTCATGAGCACTCcacatttttaaattatttatacatcCTAGTATAGAATgagaaatattttttttaacaaatGCTTGCCACATAAATCtattatacataaaatCTTCTGTATCATTTTGAGGCtctcctttttttttgaatttcctttttgaaaaaaaacaaggtagcataaaaaaagaagataaattaattaagcaaggaaataattttaatatttttaaaggaaaaggttttttttctaaaagGCCTACTGGAGATATTAGaataattttctttacttgttttatatatttttttgcAAAACATATAGCTATAACACATCCCATTGAAAAACcaattaaataaaaatctTTATCTTGTAATTTTAAATgatttaataattcttctatttgatataaaaaaaaatcaattccataagttttttttttatgattatatttaGGACATGCAGATAACCCATGTCCATATAAATCAAAATTAAGAACTtgaaatttatattttattaaaatattttgcATTTCTAAAAAGGTTACATTAGATCCATTCAATCCATGAAATGTTATTACTAATGTATCTGTAATATTACcttttatatcataatttattatacCATATTTTCCAAAGAATACTTTTCTATATACAAATGGGCatttgatattttttttctttaaatacTTTGGtactttatatataataaaattcTCTACATCTGAATATTTTTGTTCATCTAAAGGTTTGTCAACATTTAAATCtccttcttttttaattgtattacttttatatttttcatcaAAATGTTTTTGTGAGGaattatacattttttcatttttttttttatctttattttttttttttgatttgTAATTTGAAAGATATTTTGTTTTACCATCACTTTGATCGtgata encodes:
- a CDS encoding putative alpha/beta hydrolase, which translates into the protein MSNSSDHKKEEGFYNDIYPSCKEKEQNTNDITNIVMHKNHSYSTNCKKNKEKRNNNLKENSIIYNNNTNLHIDLKKKEEKTKNNQVENNVCYSSIMNDTNSILWPNKKINTNEEIKNIDTNKNTNKNTNKNINKKYISLLKSIVHSRDDADILIKIKESKNNKNHNDVDIIQDNNYNNIINEHVKKNNKYHDQSDGKTKYLSNYKSKKKNKDKKKNEKMYNSSQKHFDEKYKSNTIKKEGDLNVDKPLDEQKYSDVENFIIYKVPKYLKKKNIKCPFVYRKVFFGKYGIINYDIKGNITDTLVITFHGLNGSNVTFLEMQNILIKYKFQVLNFDLYGHGLSACPKYNHKKKTYGIDFFLYQIEELLNHLKLQDKDFYLIGFSMGCVIAICFAKKYIKQVKKIILISPVGLLEKKPFPLKILKLFPCLINLSSFFMLPCFFSKRKFKKKGEPQNDTEDFMYNRFMWQAFVKKNISHSILGCINNLKMWSAHEIFKDVGLHKIQVLFLCGENDHFCKPQVFKNASTYFINCHLIIFKNASHLVLLEKNHEINLCALTFFHMPNNVELKDFHHLFPVDSIGNYVFIS